Proteins encoded within one genomic window of Spiribacter curvatus:
- a CDS encoding DNA polymerase III subunit chi: MMPRVDFYILNEALPAQRTHFCCRLAARAWREGLSVWIRTDDERTSEQLDEALWTFDEASFIPHGTTSLDGDNPIVISQAPSPGTLLINLANSLPEDWGQRERIAEIITADDATRQAGRGRYRDYQQAGAMPQTHRIEH; this comes from the coding sequence ATGATGCCGCGCGTCGATTTCTACATCCTCAACGAGGCGCTACCCGCGCAGCGGACCCACTTCTGCTGTCGACTGGCGGCGCGCGCCTGGCGCGAGGGCCTGAGCGTCTGGATCCGCACCGACGATGAGCGCACCAGCGAGCAACTCGACGAGGCGCTGTGGACGTTCGACGAGGCGAGCTTCATCCCCCACGGGACGACGTCCCTCGATGGTGACAATCCGATCGTGATCAGTCAGGCGCCCAGCCCGGGCACTCTGCTGATCAATCTGGCCAACTCGCTGCCCGAAGACTGGGGCCAGCGCGAGCGCATTGCCGAGATCATCACCGCTGATGACGCCACCCGCCAGGCCGGGCGGGGACGCTATCGCGATTACCAGCAGGCCGGTGCCATGCCACAGACCCACCGCATCGAACACTAG
- the folK gene encoding 2-amino-4-hydroxy-6-hydroxymethyldihydropteridine diphosphokinase: MTRAFVGIGSNLDDPAAQVHRAIQALGAIAGSSCVAASRCYRNPPMGPADQPDYVNAVAALDTTLPPHDLLAALQALEAEAGRERNGRRWGPRPLDLDLLLHGESRIDTADLTVPHPGLTVRPFVLVPLAEIEPDRWVPGAGRVADLAAKVDDSGLMAEED, from the coding sequence ATGACCCGGGCGTTTGTCGGCATCGGCAGCAACCTCGATGATCCGGCCGCCCAGGTCCACCGCGCCATCCAGGCACTGGGTGCCATCGCTGGGTCGAGCTGTGTGGCCGCCTCGCGGTGCTACCGCAATCCGCCCATGGGACCGGCCGATCAGCCTGATTACGTCAACGCGGTAGCAGCGCTTGATACCACACTGCCCCCGCATGACCTGCTTGCCGCGCTACAGGCGCTGGAAGCTGAAGCCGGCCGTGAACGCAATGGCCGTCGCTGGGGGCCGCGACCGCTGGACCTCGATCTGCTGCTCCACGGTGAGTCGCGGATCGACACCGCGGATCTGACGGTGCCACATCCCGGTCTGACGGTGCGCCCATTCGTGCTGGTGCCACTGGCCGAGATCGAGCCAGACCGGTGGGTGCCCGGTGCCGGGCGCGTCGCTGACCTGGCCGCGAAGGTGGACGACAGCGGCTTGATGGCCGAGGAGGACTGA
- the panB gene encoding 3-methyl-2-oxobutanoate hydroxymethyltransferase produces MNAAVTLATLRRMKTEQSPIVAITAYDYSFARLVDAAGVDVVLVGDSLGMVMQGHGSTVPVTLSDMAYHTRCVARGLERAYLMVDLPFLSDTDDHTALRSAARLMKEGGADMVKIEAHAAQAPVVEALSHAGVPVCAHFGLRPQRVGQLGGYRVQGRDEAGARQVLEDARALEAAGADILLVECLSAAVAAQVREQTTLPLIGIGAGVDCDGQILVLQDMLGVTPGQPPRFSHDFLADTGSAQSAVEAYVEAVRTRDFPRREHTFE; encoded by the coding sequence ATGAATGCAGCCGTGACGCTCGCAACATTGCGCCGGATGAAGACCGAACAGTCTCCCATCGTGGCGATCACTGCCTACGATTACAGTTTCGCGCGCCTGGTGGACGCCGCGGGTGTGGATGTGGTGCTGGTCGGTGATTCGCTCGGTATGGTCATGCAGGGTCATGGCAGCACAGTGCCGGTCACACTGTCTGACATGGCCTATCACACCCGCTGTGTGGCTCGCGGGCTGGAGCGTGCCTATCTGATGGTGGACCTGCCTTTTCTGAGCGATACCGACGACCATACGGCACTCAGGAGTGCCGCTCGGCTGATGAAGGAAGGCGGCGCGGACATGGTCAAGATTGAGGCCCATGCCGCTCAGGCGCCCGTGGTCGAAGCGCTGTCACACGCGGGTGTGCCGGTCTGTGCGCATTTCGGCCTGCGCCCGCAGCGGGTCGGGCAGCTGGGTGGCTACCGCGTCCAGGGGCGCGATGAGGCCGGCGCCCGCCAGGTGCTGGAGGACGCTCGGGCGCTCGAGGCCGCCGGCGCTGACATCCTGCTGGTGGAGTGTCTATCGGCGGCGGTCGCCGCTCAGGTACGTGAGCAGACCACACTGCCGCTGATCGGTATCGGCGCCGGCGTGGACTGTGACGGCCAGATTCTGGTTCTCCAGGACATGCTGGGCGTAACCCCCGGTCAGCCGCCCCGTTTCAGTCATGACTTTCTGGCCGACACCGGCAGCGCCCAGTCGGCAGTCGAGGCCTATGTCGAGGCGGTGCGCACGCGTGATTTTCCACGCCGCGAGCATACATTCGAGTAA
- the lptG gene encoding LPS export ABC transporter permease LptG: protein MMKRLDRYIAITVLGGALMGLVVIVSLSFVFEFIDEADDIGRGDYDFASAMLVVALSMVQRAYEAFPMATLIGALVSLGALAARSELVVMRAVGRSVGQIARAVVIAGIGLGILAGLLGEFVAPPANQLAQAVRAEAAGGRIGTAAGGLWARDGDYRLRIDRVVRSDLLAGVRAYEVRDDRLIRILTAPRARFVDSQWRLSDVTVTALADFPVEVESRDRLVMGGQLQPATLEVVVQEAQTLPGRELLRYIDYLEANDLQSDRYRLALWVKIATPLATVVMLLLSVPLVFGSQRSTGVGQQIFLGVLIGLAFFLLNRFLGNAGLVYGLPPAFSALAPTVGFLLLALVALRRIR from the coding sequence ATGATGAAGCGGCTGGATCGTTATATCGCGATAACGGTGCTGGGCGGGGCCCTCATGGGGCTGGTGGTCATCGTCAGCCTGAGTTTTGTGTTTGAGTTCATCGATGAGGCCGATGATATCGGCCGGGGTGATTATGACTTCGCCTCGGCGATGCTGGTGGTCGCGTTATCGATGGTGCAGCGCGCCTACGAGGCCTTCCCCATGGCCACGCTGATCGGTGCGCTGGTGAGTCTGGGCGCACTGGCGGCGCGGAGTGAACTGGTGGTCATGCGGGCGGTGGGCCGCTCGGTCGGGCAGATCGCACGGGCCGTGGTGATCGCCGGCATCGGCCTCGGCATTCTGGCGGGCCTGCTCGGCGAGTTTGTCGCACCGCCGGCCAATCAGCTGGCACAGGCCGTGCGTGCGGAGGCCGCCGGCGGTCGCATCGGAACCGCGGCAGGTGGGCTATGGGCACGGGATGGCGATTACCGCCTGCGGATCGATCGGGTGGTCCGGTCCGATCTGCTCGCGGGGGTCAGGGCCTATGAGGTCCGCGATGACCGCCTCATTCGGATACTCACCGCGCCCCGGGCGCGCTTTGTGGACTCGCAATGGCGGCTGAGCGATGTGACTGTCACGGCGCTCGCGGATTTCCCCGTCGAGGTCGAGTCCCGCGATCGGCTGGTGATGGGTGGCCAACTGCAGCCAGCGACCCTCGAAGTGGTGGTACAGGAGGCGCAGACCCTGCCGGGCCGTGAGCTGCTCCGCTATATCGACTATCTGGAGGCCAATGATCTGCAGAGTGATCGCTACCGCCTCGCGCTGTGGGTGAAGATCGCAACGCCGCTGGCGACGGTGGTGATGCTCCTGTTGTCGGTTCCGCTGGTGTTCGGTTCGCAGCGCAGTACCGGTGTCGGCCAACAGATTTTTCTGGGTGTGCTGATCGGGCTGGCGTTCTTCCTGCTCAACCGCTTTCTTGGGAACGCCGGGCTGGTCTATGGCCTGCCGCCGGCGTTCAGTGCCCTCGCCCCGACCGTTGGATTCCTGCTGCTCGCGCTTGTCGCTCTGCGACGAATCCGCTGA
- the pcnB gene encoding polynucleotide adenylyltransferase PcnB, translating into MTVAQAQGITPTIITRDQHVISRAQISDKALSVLYRLKNAGYGAYLVGGGVRDLSLGREPKDFDVATDATPDEVKALFRNCRLIGRRFRLAHVHWGPEIIEVATFRALTPDADAAADHVVEDGLVLRDNVYGTIEEDALRRDFTINALYYNIADFSVVDYADGMADLRAGRLRLIGDPAVRYREDPVRMLRAVRFAAKLGFTIDPGTADPIPRMADSLDDIPPARLFDEVLKLFMAGQGVETFESLRRHGLFRYLFPASDTALDDDEFGQHITFVARALESTDQRVNNDRPVTPAFLFAALLWPAILSQLPGARLKPGIDPELFEQSVTEALERQLRQVAIPKRFAMPMREIWALQPRFHSASEKKARRLFSHPRYRAAYDFLLLRREAGLVDPELADVWQRYTESSEDAPPPTPARRRRRGGRRRGPAPDAGDG; encoded by the coding sequence GTGACTGTCGCGCAAGCCCAGGGGATTACCCCGACCATCATCACCCGCGATCAGCACGTGATCTCGCGGGCACAGATCAGTGATAAGGCGCTGAGCGTGCTCTATCGGCTGAAGAATGCCGGTTACGGCGCTTATCTAGTCGGCGGCGGCGTGCGTGATCTCTCCCTTGGCCGCGAACCGAAGGATTTCGACGTCGCCACCGACGCGACGCCCGATGAGGTCAAGGCGCTGTTCCGCAACTGCCGACTGATCGGTCGACGATTCCGGTTGGCCCATGTCCACTGGGGGCCGGAGATCATCGAGGTGGCGACCTTCCGGGCCCTCACACCCGATGCCGACGCCGCCGCCGACCATGTGGTCGAGGACGGCCTCGTGCTGCGCGACAATGTCTACGGCACGATCGAGGAAGACGCCCTGCGCCGCGATTTCACGATCAATGCGCTGTACTACAACATCGCCGACTTCTCGGTGGTGGACTATGCCGACGGCATGGCCGACCTCCGCGCCGGCCGCCTGCGGCTGATCGGTGATCCCGCCGTGCGTTACCGCGAGGATCCGGTGCGGATGCTCCGGGCCGTGCGTTTCGCCGCCAAGCTCGGCTTCACGATCGATCCCGGTACCGCCGATCCCATCCCCCGAATGGCAGACTCGCTTGACGACATCCCGCCAGCGCGGCTCTTCGATGAGGTGCTCAAACTGTTCATGGCCGGGCAGGGGGTGGAGACCTTCGAGTCGCTCCGCCGCCACGGACTGTTCCGCTATCTCTTCCCCGCCAGTGACACCGCACTGGATGATGATGAGTTCGGCCAGCACATTACATTCGTCGCGCGGGCTCTCGAGAGCACCGATCAGCGGGTCAACAACGATCGACCGGTTACCCCCGCGTTTTTATTCGCGGCGCTGCTCTGGCCCGCGATTCTCAGCCAGTTGCCCGGTGCGCGTCTCAAACCCGGGATTGATCCGGAACTCTTTGAGCAGTCGGTGACTGAGGCGCTGGAGCGTCAGCTCCGTCAGGTGGCGATCCCCAAGCGTTTTGCTATGCCCATGCGTGAGATCTGGGCCCTGCAGCCGCGCTTTCATTCCGCCTCCGAGAAAAAGGCCCGGCGGCTGTTCTCGCACCCACGCTACCGTGCCGCCTATGACTTCCTGCTATTGCGCCGCGAGGCGGGGCTGGTCGATCCTGAGCTGGCCGACGTCTGGCAGCGCTACACCGAAAGCAGTGAGGACGCGCCGCCGCCCACACCGGCCCGGCGGCGCCGGCGCGGCGGCCGCCGTCGTGGTCCTGCGCCGGATGCGGGGGACGGATGA
- a CDS encoding RDD family protein codes for MPLPADNHPSLLRRLAAVLYDGLLLIALWMGAGALWIAFQGGEAAPAGDGLFRVYLLAVAYAFFIGFWVWGGNTLGMKAWRLRLVDADGARVTTRAATHRFFTAILSWLPAGLGFLWALIDRQGLTWHDRLSKTYLYLEPKRR; via the coding sequence ATGCCCCTCCCCGCCGATAACCATCCCAGCCTGCTACGCCGACTCGCCGCTGTGCTTTATGACGGGCTATTGCTGATTGCGCTGTGGATGGGTGCAGGCGCCCTTTGGATCGCGTTTCAGGGGGGCGAAGCCGCACCCGCCGGCGACGGGCTGTTCCGCGTGTATCTGCTGGCGGTGGCGTACGCGTTTTTCATCGGCTTCTGGGTCTGGGGCGGCAACACCCTGGGGATGAAAGCCTGGCGCCTGCGACTGGTGGATGCCGACGGCGCGAGGGTGACGACCCGCGCCGCCACGCACCGATTCTTCACGGCAATACTCTCGTGGCTGCCGGCCGGGCTCGGTTTTTTGTGGGCACTGATCGATCGGCAGGGCCTGACCTGGCATGACCGCCTGTCAAAGACGTACCTCTACCTCGAACCGAAGCGGCGCTGA
- the lptF gene encoding LPS export ABC transporter permease LptF, which produces MNRLTRYVLREVLFAWLGVTVVLVIVLLTNRLIQFMADAASGDIPANIILTLLGLKAAANLGVVLPGSFFLGVVMALGRLYRDSEITAMAGCGIGPGRIYAGIFAVAVPLAALVALLSLSLGPGAEREADRILANAEQQARFGGVQPGRFLALGDDATVYVESVDSDGTLRGVFAERRVDGVHQVWVAPRARREIDAVAPGEFLVLEEGWRYEGRAGSAAWRVMDYAEHGVRIAEPDPIDPGVGRDAQPVAALLAADDVRALAELQRRLSFPVMVFVLALGSLPLARTDPRSGRYGRVVTAVLLFMIYFNLLFTASDWMVTGALPQWVGLGWVHGVAVLIVLVAMRRQLGMRWRAVRS; this is translated from the coding sequence ATGAACCGGCTGACACGTTATGTGCTCCGCGAGGTGCTGTTCGCGTGGCTGGGTGTCACCGTCGTGCTGGTCATCGTCCTGCTCACCAACCGTCTGATCCAGTTCATGGCGGATGCCGCGAGCGGCGATATCCCGGCGAACATCATTCTCACGCTACTGGGGCTGAAGGCCGCCGCCAATCTGGGCGTGGTCCTGCCGGGCAGTTTCTTTCTGGGCGTCGTCATGGCGCTTGGCCGCCTTTACCGCGATTCGGAGATAACCGCTATGGCGGGCTGTGGTATCGGTCCAGGCCGAATCTACGCGGGTATTTTCGCAGTCGCAGTGCCGCTGGCGGCGTTGGTGGCTCTGCTCTCACTCAGTCTCGGGCCGGGCGCCGAACGCGAGGCCGATCGCATCCTCGCCAATGCAGAGCAGCAGGCCCGGTTCGGCGGTGTGCAGCCCGGGCGCTTTCTCGCGCTCGGGGATGATGCCACTGTCTATGTAGAGAGCGTGGATAGCGATGGGACGCTGCGGGGGGTGTTTGCCGAGCGTCGCGTCGACGGGGTCCATCAGGTATGGGTCGCGCCGCGCGCCCGGCGTGAGATCGATGCGGTCGCGCCGGGTGAGTTCCTGGTCCTGGAGGAGGGCTGGCGCTACGAGGGCCGCGCCGGAAGTGCCGCCTGGCGAGTGATGGACTATGCCGAGCACGGTGTGCGGATCGCCGAACCCGATCCCATCGATCCCGGCGTCGGCCGGGATGCACAACCGGTGGCGGCGCTACTGGCCGCCGATGATGTGCGGGCGCTCGCCGAGCTGCAACGCCGGCTGTCATTTCCCGTGATGGTCTTCGTGCTGGCGTTGGGCAGCCTGCCGCTCGCCCGTACCGATCCGCGCAGTGGCCGTTACGGACGGGTGGTAACCGCGGTTCTGTTGTTCATGATCTATTTCAACCTCCTTTTTACCGCCAGTGACTGGATGGTGACAGGGGCGCTTCCGCAGTGGGTTGGGCTTGGCTGGGTGCATGGTGTGGCGGTGTTGATTGTCCTTGTGGCGATGCGCCGGCAACTGGGCATGCGCTGGCGGGCGGTTCGGTCATGA
- a CDS encoding valine--tRNA ligase — protein MDKTYTPASIESYWYQQWEQAGYFRPSGSGDPYCIMIPPPNVTGTLHMGHAFQDTLMDVLVRYHRMAGDNTLWQPGTDHAGIATQMVVERQLNAEGGDRHALGRSAFVERIWAWKAQSGGTIQNQMRRLGTSVDWSRERFTMDDGLSAAVQAVFIRLYDEGLIYRGERLVNWDPVLQTAVSDLEVESAEEQSSIWRLRYPIAGSDDWLVVATTRPETMLGDTAVAVNPDDERYQSLIGRTVRLPLVDREIPIVADEYVDPAFGTGCLKITPAHDFNDYEVGLRHGCAPINILTEDARINANAPAAYQGLDRYEARDRIVADFEAAGLLDGVDPHRLMVPRCDRTGVVVEPYLTRQWFVDLTRDTQADGRPGGAREITQPAIDAVRNGDIRFVPENWTKTYFNWLEDIQDWCISRQLWWGHRIPAWYDGEGNIYVGSDEADVRARYELSAGVTLQQDEDVLDTWFSSALWPFSTLGWPEETAELNTFYPTSVLVTGFDIIFFWVARMIMMGLKFRGDVPFREIYIHGLVRDSHGAKMSKSKGNVLDPIDIIDGIDLERLIAKRTSGLMQPQLAPTIEKQTREAFPDGIAEHGTDALRFTFASLATTGRDVVFDMGRVDGYRNFCNKLWNAARYVLMNAEGKLDAIDEGSMAYGTADRWIVTRLQRTAQTVNEAIQSYRMDLAAQAIYEFTWDEYCDWYLELSKPALQGDADTPHARGTRYTLVRVLETLLRLVHPMMPFITESIWQRVAPVAGIKGETIMTQAFPAADPDRIDADAEAEIDWLQRFILGIRRIRGEMDIAPGRRLPVMLGNASALDQRRVERHRAELDFLARLESIRILDADEQAPESALALVDELEIRVPMAGLIDRDAELARLEKARGRLADDLTRIRGKLDNASFVERAPADVVQRERDKLAETQSALTRIDEQITRVEQL, from the coding sequence ATGGACAAGACCTATACCCCCGCCAGCATCGAATCCTACTGGTACCAGCAATGGGAACAGGCGGGCTATTTCCGGCCCAGCGGTTCCGGTGACCCCTACTGCATCATGATCCCGCCACCGAACGTCACCGGCACCCTGCACATGGGCCATGCCTTTCAGGACACACTCATGGACGTGCTGGTGCGCTACCACCGGATGGCAGGCGACAACACGCTCTGGCAGCCCGGGACCGATCACGCGGGTATCGCGACGCAGATGGTGGTGGAGCGTCAACTCAATGCCGAGGGCGGTGACCGCCACGCATTGGGCCGGTCGGCATTCGTTGAGCGGATCTGGGCGTGGAAGGCGCAATCCGGTGGCACGATCCAGAATCAGATGCGTCGCCTCGGGACCTCTGTGGACTGGTCGCGTGAGCGCTTCACCATGGACGACGGGCTATCGGCGGCGGTCCAGGCGGTGTTCATCCGGCTCTACGATGAGGGGTTGATCTATCGCGGTGAGCGGTTGGTGAACTGGGACCCGGTCCTGCAGACGGCCGTGTCCGACCTTGAGGTCGAATCGGCGGAGGAGCAGAGCTCGATCTGGCGGCTGCGCTATCCGATTGCCGGCAGCGATGACTGGCTGGTTGTGGCGACCACCCGGCCCGAGACCATGCTGGGCGACACGGCGGTGGCGGTGAATCCGGATGATGAGCGTTACCAGTCGCTGATCGGGAGGACGGTGCGTCTGCCACTCGTGGATCGGGAAATCCCCATTGTGGCCGACGAGTACGTCGATCCGGCCTTTGGCACGGGCTGCCTCAAGATCACCCCTGCCCACGACTTCAATGACTATGAAGTCGGACTCCGCCACGGCTGTGCCCCGATCAACATCCTCACCGAGGACGCCCGGATCAATGCCAATGCGCCGGCGGCCTATCAGGGACTGGACCGCTATGAGGCACGCGATCGCATCGTCGCCGATTTCGAGGCGGCCGGGTTGCTCGATGGTGTCGACCCCCACCGATTGATGGTTCCGCGCTGTGATCGTACCGGCGTTGTCGTTGAGCCGTACCTGACCCGTCAGTGGTTCGTGGACCTCACCCGCGACACCCAGGCGGACGGCCGTCCCGGTGGCGCGCGCGAGATCACCCAGCCCGCCATCGACGCGGTCCGCAATGGCGATATTCGATTCGTGCCGGAGAACTGGACCAAGACCTATTTCAACTGGCTCGAGGATATCCAGGACTGGTGCATCAGCCGCCAGCTGTGGTGGGGGCATCGCATTCCGGCCTGGTATGACGGTGAGGGCAACATCTATGTCGGCAGCGACGAGGCGGATGTCCGCGCTCGATACGAGCTCTCAGCCGGGGTGACGCTCCAACAGGACGAGGATGTCCTCGACACCTGGTTCTCCTCAGCCCTGTGGCCCTTCTCCACGCTGGGGTGGCCCGAAGAGACCGCCGAGCTCAACACCTTCTACCCCACCAGCGTGCTGGTCACCGGCTTCGATATCATCTTCTTCTGGGTGGCCCGCATGATCATGATGGGGCTGAAGTTCCGCGGCGACGTCCCGTTCCGCGAGATCTACATCCACGGCCTGGTACGCGACAGTCACGGCGCCAAGATGTCGAAATCCAAGGGCAATGTGCTCGATCCGATCGACATCATCGATGGCATCGACCTCGAGCGCCTGATCGCCAAGCGCACCAGCGGTCTGATGCAGCCCCAGCTCGCGCCAACCATCGAGAAACAGACCCGCGAGGCCTTTCCCGACGGGATCGCCGAGCATGGCACCGACGCGCTGCGCTTCACCTTCGCAAGCCTCGCCACGACCGGGCGCGACGTGGTGTTCGACATGGGCCGTGTCGATGGTTATCGCAACTTCTGCAACAAGCTCTGGAACGCGGCGCGCTATGTGCTGATGAATGCCGAGGGCAAACTCGACGCTATCGATGAGGGATCGATGGCGTATGGAACGGCCGACCGGTGGATCGTGACCCGGCTGCAGCGCACCGCACAAACAGTCAACGAGGCGATCCAGAGCTATCGTATGGATCTCGCCGCGCAGGCCATCTACGAGTTCACCTGGGACGAGTACTGCGACTGGTACCTGGAGCTGAGCAAACCTGCCCTGCAGGGCGATGCCGATACCCCGCACGCCCGCGGCACACGCTATACGCTGGTCCGGGTGCTGGAGACGCTGCTGCGGCTGGTCCACCCCATGATGCCCTTCATCACCGAGTCGATCTGGCAGCGGGTGGCGCCGGTGGCCGGCATCAAGGGCGAGACGATCATGACCCAGGCTTTCCCCGCCGCCGACCCGGATCGCATCGACGCCGACGCCGAGGCCGAGATTGATTGGCTGCAGCGATTCATCCTGGGTATCCGCCGGATTCGGGGCGAGATGGACATCGCGCCCGGCAGGCGCCTCCCGGTGATGCTGGGCAACGCCAGTGCGCTGGATCAGCGCCGGGTCGAACGTCACCGCGCCGAGCTCGACTTCCTTGCCCGTCTGGAGTCGATCCGGATCCTCGACGCCGATGAGCAAGCCCCGGAGTCGGCGCTGGCACTGGTCGACGAGCTCGAGATCCGTGTTCCCATGGCGGGGCTCATCGACCGCGACGCTGAGCTCGCGCGACTGGAAAAGGCGCGCGGTCGCCTCGCCGATGATCTGACAAGAATCCGGGGCAAGCTCGACAACGCCTCATTCGTCGAGCGCGCACCCGCAGACGTGGTTCAACGCGAGCGGGATAAGCTCGCCGAGACGCAATCCGCGCTCACACGCATTGATGAGCAGATCACCCGCGTCGAGCAGCTATGA
- a CDS encoding DUF945 family protein → MLVALTGVVVAALPVINGWQAQRTWEQGVDRLSRQAAVHADGQARMQVTDYQRGLYRSSVQSRLALPAAALPPALRGALGVTAGGPIELVLEHTVQHGWRGVAFEGHVRPVGALARPFERLGGDDGSLQVNGRLGLSDQSLEFRSEALSGPLDRQGNLRLTLAPLALDSHYDLTRGQWEGSLEWSGFTLAQAASDAMLRLGGLRFEADLRLVAGQPSRGIWVGDTALHLEDMALRPMAQPAMTVARVDLETSSQLAADDLMAGGIRFDWQGLVMPRSPEMQGTMALDFQRLDPAALLTLSRQTATDPSQPMAESEWRRPLAVLAAEGPRLELSNLRMETADRDGLEGQAELLIRPAMAERLVNGADGMGLWQALRLDAAFAVDAVLIDALPGEARMWAEQAKAFGILRRTATHWRMEMSVDEGALRIHGEQPWWSGGS, encoded by the coding sequence GTGCTGGTCGCGTTGACCGGTGTGGTGGTGGCTGCGTTGCCGGTCATCAATGGCTGGCAGGCCCAGAGGACCTGGGAGCAGGGCGTTGATCGGCTCAGCCGCCAGGCCGCCGTACACGCCGATGGACAGGCCCGGATGCAGGTCACCGATTATCAGCGCGGGCTCTATCGCTCGTCGGTGCAGTCGCGGTTGGCGCTACCGGCCGCGGCACTCCCGCCGGCCCTGCGCGGTGCCCTGGGCGTAACCGCTGGCGGCCCGATTGAGCTCGTGCTCGAGCACACTGTGCAGCATGGTTGGCGCGGCGTCGCGTTCGAGGGGCACGTGCGACCGGTCGGCGCCCTGGCCCGTCCCTTTGAGCGACTCGGTGGCGACGATGGCAGCCTGCAGGTGAATGGGCGACTGGGGCTCAGCGATCAATCGCTTGAGTTCCGCTCCGAGGCACTATCCGGCCCCCTGGATCGGCAGGGCAATCTGCGGCTCACGCTGGCGCCTCTCGCGCTCGACAGCCATTACGACCTGACCCGGGGGCAGTGGGAGGGATCACTCGAGTGGTCCGGCTTCACTCTGGCGCAGGCGGCGAGCGATGCGATGCTGCGGTTGGGCGGTCTGCGTTTCGAGGCCGACCTGCGGCTCGTCGCCGGGCAGCCCTCACGCGGGATTTGGGTGGGCGATACGGCATTGCATCTCGAGGATATGGCACTGAGGCCGATGGCCCAGCCGGCGATGACCGTTGCCCGCGTGGATCTGGAGACGTCCAGCCAGCTGGCCGCTGATGATCTGATGGCGGGCGGTATCCGGTTTGACTGGCAGGGTCTGGTCATGCCGCGCTCACCCGAGATGCAGGGGACGATGGCGCTCGACTTCCAACGCCTGGATCCGGCGGCATTGTTGACGCTGTCGCGGCAGACCGCCACCGACCCTTCGCAGCCGATGGCCGAATCCGAGTGGCGGCGACCGCTGGCCGTGCTTGCGGCTGAGGGTCCCCGGCTTGAGCTCTCGAATCTGCGCATGGAAACGGCCGATCGCGACGGTCTTGAGGGGCAGGCCGAGCTGTTGATCCGTCCGGCGATGGCCGAGCGGCTTGTGAATGGCGCGGATGGCATGGGGCTCTGGCAGGCCCTGCGTCTCGACGCAGCGTTTGCGGTTGATGCGGTTCTGATCGATGCGCTGCCCGGCGAGGCGCGTATGTGGGCGGAACAGGCCAAGGCCTTTGGCATCCTGCGTCGCACCGCTACCCACTGGCGGATGGAAATGTCCGTGGACGAGGGCGCGCTGCGCATTCACGGTGAGCAGCCCTGGTGGAGCGGCGGCAGCTAG